In the Arachis stenosperma cultivar V10309 chromosome 8, arast.V10309.gnm1.PFL2, whole genome shotgun sequence genome, AAAAGAACGAAAGACTTGAATCAGATTAAGTCCATAAAGGATATAGACGAAGAGATTTTGGCTCAAGATGAGAAGATcaatgaaaggtggaagagctacttctacgaaTTGTTTATGAaggacagaagactcttccgagtCTTGGTCGGTTATGCACGAGgaaagaagatcaaaacttcgactactatcgaaggattcgagacttcaAGATAAAAAAGGCTCTAAAGTAGATGAAAAATGGCATGACAGTATGACCCGATAATACTTCGATTGAAGTTTGGAAGGACCTTGGAGAGAAAGACATCAGTTagttaaccaagctttttaataagattttaaggtcaaagaagatgtcatatgagtggagaaagagcacatTAGTATCTATCTATAAGAATAAGGGGATATACAGATGTAGAGAGATCAAGTTCATGAGccatactatgaagttatgaGAAAGAGTGATAGAACAAAAGCTGAGACAAGAGATACAAGTAACagagaatcaatttgattttaTGTTAGGCAGATCCACCATTGAAGCTACATACctgttaaaacttaaaaaggATCATGGAGAgatatcgtagtaataaaaaaaatctacatatggtgtttattgatttgaaaaagcGTACGATAGGATGATAAGGGAGGTCTTATGAAAGATTTTGGAAAGGAAAACAGTAAGGATCTCATATATTCGTGCAATTAGCTTGCATTTGTTTATGAGAACGGGACAAGACAAGACATTGAGGATAAGACATAAAagatagagacacaaaattttatatttttgtattctaTTTGGTAATAgactagaacaaattatgaaaatccaatttattctcattttttccattcaaaaaatttgagacgaaaaatataataatagaaaattaataagattaataaaataaaaaataaaaaataagttgtgtccctTATTAATGTCTTTGTGTCCTTCATGTTAGGATGgatacaaaatacactaattcaatATCTCTAGACACAATGTCTCTGTCCATGTCTCATTTGTCAAACACGATTTTTGTCTCAGTACCTCTGTTTCAATGTCCTGTCTCtgtaaacaaacgcagccttaAAGACATTATGATAGGGCTACAACTAGTATGAAGACTCAAAGTGGTGTGACAGAGAAATtttctattggtataggattacatacaccagggatcatccttaagtccataccttttcacattagtcttgaaAGTATTCACATAGCATATCCAAGAGTCTGTGCCATGATCGTCCTTATAGGAGAGTAAAGGTAAGACCTAACTAAGAAGTTTGATTTATAAAGAGAAACTCTAGAAGCGTATGGTCTGCACATAAGTCGCAACAAGATGGAATATATAGAAGGTAAGTTCGGCCATCAAAGGAAAACCcctaatatagaggtgaagattggagaaaatatcttacaaaaagttaaaaattgTAAGTATATTGGGTGCATTATTCaagataatggagagattgaataGGATATAAATCATAGGATTCAAGCAGGTTGGTTCAAATAGCGGAGTGCGTCTGATTTTATATGTGACAAAAAaatgcctttaaaacttaaaggtaaattctattgTACTGCAATTAGACCGGCTATAGTTAATGGTATAGAGTGTTGGGCAGGCAAAGGAGAGCATGACATAAGTTAAGTGTGGTAGAAAtaaagatgttgagatggatgagtggtcatacgcgattagATAGAATAAGGTACTAAGATATAAGAGAGAGAGTTGGAATAGCTCctattgtggaaaagatggtagaATCACATCTCAAGTGGTTTGGACATATGAAAAGAAGACCAACAGAACACCCAGTCAAAAGGATGGATGATATAAAAAATAGACAAAGAGCGAAATGCACAAAAAGACTTAAAAATACCATCCATAAAATGATCAAcacaaaatttatatataatataaataatttctctgtaaacataatatataataaaacttaataacATTGTTTAATCTATATAGCTGATCACCTAATGGAATAAATTTTGTCGTTGTGGTCGTCTTTTTAACCGAAACGTAGATTAAATCTTCTACCCCTTGAAAAAAATGATGTTTTACTCGAGCACACTCCCAAATTTGTTTTTGGTGTACTTGAATTAGATTATTAGTTAATATGTAGAAATGAtttacataaattttttaaagaaaaagtttttttttaaatgcttttataaattaatttctttctacAAGGACaacatataattattttattattatatcgatagaaataattattttatccGCCTACACTTAAAAGTTTATccaaaaaaagtaaattaaaataGCTACCAACTATAATGTCAAAGTCTTCAATCTAACTTCACTCCATAATCCTATCCTCAATTCCTTATTCTACAATAAGATACAACGATCTTATCCAAATCCAAAAGAATAAAAGTCAGGTTGCACCTGCTATTTGCATAATGATTTTATTGACACTTGTTGTAAATATCCAAAACCCccttaattttctttaattaatcTTCTCAACTTGGAAACAAAACTTGTCTTGAATGGTCAATAAAAATCTATATTCGTCATCAATAACTTAGACATTTCAAAAACAATAATCATCCagaatttttcttcttcttcgctCCGTGCTGATCACAACATTCCTCTAATCCTTCATCTCAAATTATTATTCTCcccaaaatcaaagaaaaagattaaaaaaaaatattatgagtttaatttttcaatcaataacagttaatttttcaaaatatttttttttaattttaaactctaaattttctaaaaaaggaaattaaaaaaataattctgtAATAAAGAAGTTAACTAATATTAATGAAAGATTATTTTCCTATATTTATTcttttgttattcatttaaaatctagaatttgaataaaatattttatataatttttttctaatacgCTATTATCAAACTACAAAGTATGATACCTgtatattatttatcttttgacAAACTAATAACTTTTTAttaactaaaattattatttttaaaaatggtaagattataataaaatctcaaccattaacaaaataaaaggtGCCGATTTTTTTATGCAAATAAAAGAGGTCTTTAACAAACTtgtataaaaattcaaattgtAAAAATGTAAGAAAAGATGTTACaccaataattaattatatattgttacattattgaaagtaaataattttaaatttattatttaaaaattatataaacacataaatctaattaaataattgtataaatattaattttataagaatatataaaaattgaacaTAAGAATAAATACTatccaaaaaaaagaaagaaaaattacaaTTGAATTATGTTATcctaaacaattttttttgttcatgATATTCTCCGACCAATAAATTAAGGACTAATTTATTACggatcaaatttttatttaaaaatttgttattagTCAATGAATTATTGTATgtacaaaacaaaatttaaatcttaaCATTTATTAAGCAGATAAATAAACTGACTACTCAAtcaatctaaaaattaaataataaaaatttaaatgcaCTGAACTTCgtacaaaattaataaataaagatcATTAAATAATTATCATTTAACAACTATCAATTATTAACTTTATAATtttcacaaaattaaaaaaccTAAATAAGGGAAGCATGAGGGTAGTGTGATCCAATAAAAGGAAACAAGAGGATAAGATTATAAGAAAGAAAGTAATGAAAGCATAGACTCATTGATCATAGACAGAGGCATAAATCCATAATCAACGTTACAACCCAACTACCCTTATTCTGGTTCATGTCCTTGCCACGTCATCAAGAAACGTGTCCAAATACCTTCTCTCATCTAATCTAATCTCTTTTCGATTTCAACAGTTTTTCATTTCCATATATAAAAAACTTGTGATTTGGTCTCACTATATTCTTTAGCtgtttcttcctctctctctctctctctaaaatgCAAATCCTCCTTtaccttctttctctctctaaactTGTTGCATAGTAATCCAGTGAAAtctaaaatagaaagaaagaaaaaaagaaaatccaaGAGATCATTCTAGAATCTGCTGAATTAAATCTCCAAGATTGCAATTGATTTTTGTTACCAGCATTTTATTAAGAATGGAGGTTTTGGTGGGTCCCACCTTCGCCATCGACGTTTCGTCTTCTCCTCCGCCGCCGGTAACAGCTGCCACGGCGGACCAAGACAGGCTGGGCTCGGCTTTTCGGATCTCTGCTCAGCCGAAATTCTTCGCCGGCGACTTGTCGGAGAGCTCGTCGTCGTCGATCGGAACCCCCGACGACGACAGTGGGGATGAGGAAGAGATTCAGAGCGGTTTGAAGCCTGGTTTGGGTTCTTTGGATTCTCTGGAAGATTCTCTTCCAATCAAGTATCTTTCTTATCCTTCATCACTTTTTGATTAGTTTTCAGAGATTTGCATGCATTACCAAAGTAGTTCAacaaatttgtttttaatttttgtttgtttaggaGAGGATTATCAAGCCATTTTGATGGGAAATCAAAGTCTTTCACGGATCTATCACAAGTGAACAATTTGATGGAATTGCAAAAGCAAGAAAGCCCTTTCAATAAGAGAAGAAGGGTTTTGATTGCTTCTAAATGGAGAAAATCTTCATTCTACACATGGTCAAAGTCAAACCCCACATCCATGCCTCTTTTGCCTGTGAATGAGgatcatgatgatgatgttgatgatgatgatgatgatgatgatgatttccAAGAAAGAAAAGCTAGAAAAGTTCCCTCTACATCATCCTCATCATCCTCATCCTCCTTATCAGAGGAGAAGAAGCATGAGGATCAGGTGCAGGTGCAGGTACAGGTGCAGGTGCGGCACACCAGAATAGTACCTGAATCTTATGCAGCTCACATGAGGCTTAGGCTAGGGAGCTTCAAGACTAGGAGTTTTTCTCTAGCAGATCTACAAGAACATGCTGATGAGGAAGATCATGATGATTGATTCAAATTTgggtttttatttattcttttcttgttcttgttattaaataaaaattaggagAATTAGGTAATTAGCTATAAATATTAACTAGTGTGACTATAGTAAGCAACCCATATTTTCCcatatatataaaagttgatCACTTTTTTGATAATGaaatttatatttagatatattaatttataaacataaccagaaaaaaaaaaatcaatcctttttcttttgtttgtttgttaaaACTTGAGAATATACCATTCatatcctttttcttttattattattattattattattattatcttttgtATTGTGGATATGGATGTTGGATGGGATTACATTCACATATAACAAAAGGAGAACCCAAAAAACATCCAAATGAGAGAAACATTATAAAAAGAACACAAGGCTATAATCAAGAGATAGAGTGCTATTACACGTTTTCATAGTTTGATTggtcttttttcttttgcacAAGGGCCAATAGGGAATTGATATGTGGCAAATATCCTTGAAAATTATGGTCACTTGACCAATATTTAGAAACGTATCTTAAACAAATCTTATCCTATCCTTTTAGGATTCATACATCTTAtaattctctctttttttttattgaaaaaaagatgactttattttttttatagatttgCTTATGGATTTTGTTTGAGAATACCACAAGTAGAAaactttaattaaaaatataaattaaatatagattttttttaaagttttgtATACATTGATAGATTGaaagaatcatttttttttctttttactttcttAAATAATATCTCTAAAACACTCTTTAGCTAAATCATTTGTTTAATTATTGTGACCTGCAAGTTGTGTCCACTTTGTTTTTGGAATGGAATCTCTCATATTGAAAGGTATTATTATggctaaaaaattttgatattggAACAAAAGGAATGATATACTTTAACATggtaattttttgtgttttttaaaacTGTGGAAGTAcacaaatcggagggtccgatttgtgttTTGAAAGTTGAAAAAATCTagagtacacaaatcggagggtccgatttgtgttaaaaaaattgaaaaaactcagagtacacaaatcggaccatgcgagttatttgattttaaaattttgcttAAGAAATCGCATGGTCCGACTTGTGGTTGGACAAATATAAATTTCGGAAGCTAGAAAACGGACCATTCGAGTTGTTtgttgttttcaatttttttattaatagagAACTCGCATGGTCCGAGTTCTATTCCATTGACACCACATGACTGTGAAACTTATGTATTCCCCACATTTGAGTTCAACACCACTTTTTTATccatattcaaattaaaaaaccGTATTATTATTTAAGGATACAAATTGAGGGTATGTTTTTTAccccaaaaaataaataaataaaacttaagGGGTTGTTTACTTATTGGTATGTTTAGTTAATAAGAGTATGAATTATGAAAGAACCAAAAAGAACTTGAAGGGTAGAAATTGACTAAGAGTTTTCATGAATGGGCAttatatgtaattttatatataaaggAGGTTTAGAGTggaaattaaatttataaatgaaTTGTATACTTggatttatttataaaaaaaaacttttatttcactaatttgatgATTAAACACATTTCTATtgtaattttttactattactTTATATGATAGATTTTACCAATAGTTTcgcaagagaaataaataattaagcAATAGtgaaaatattatatttaagaTGTGCATCAaccaaattaaatatatattatatatataagataGTCCATATGAAATTGAAACTGAGTGGATTAAAATTTCCTTTATCTTTATTCGGAGTTGAACAAGAATCGAATTTGAAGTGTGTGTGGTCTTAATCTATCTTTCAACCTAGGTAGGCATTTTCCCATTTTAGGTTGCTTCATATagctatatataaatataatgaCTCGACTTTGTTGCTCATTGGGTTAAGTAGATAAGGTGGGTCAAGCTGACTTTTCAAGTATAACAtataagattttattttagatcCATTGGAATTCTTGCTCAAGATACATGGTTTCAACtggaatattttaatttaaataaaagaatccattttttgttaaaaaaaaatccactAAATAAAAGATGCTAACGAGATTAATTACTCATATTTCACTGGCttacatataatttttgaacaatattacacatccaaatttttttgttaattaaatttaactaagttgatttaacataataaaaattagttatgaCTAGTATTATTCTAAATCTTGTTGTTTAACTTAGTTAGACTTGATTCATAAAAAGATtttagtgtgtgtttggattgtGGTTATTGGTTAAACTGGAGTTtgaataaaagtgattttataaaattgattttgaataGAAGTAAGTTTGTGTCAACATGATTTATATTTGGTAACTCTatagtaaaattaattttgatcaaataaatattgtttggataatattaattaaaatcacttttagatatataattactaaaaaggacatgacattaaattataatgttatttttttatatatatttaatttttttatattttttattatatgtttttatatattatatttttaatattcttaGTACTTTTTTTGGTACgctataattttttactattattattatttatggttaatttttttgtttaatttattttacctaatggaatcaataaattatattataaaaaaataataataaatataatgcaCAAAAATTAccattataaaaatatatgatgtcaaataaaaaattagtaaaaaatataaataataaataataaaaaaaagagctcatgtaaagagaaataataaaaattttataaataatacaataatacatataaaggataaagttggtaaaagaaaaataaaagttaaatgTCAAAAGCTAAAAGCCAGTTAGTGCAACGCAAAAGTTAGAAATTCTTGCTTCTTGTAAACGTGGTTTTGTAACTAAAATCACTTCTGCGTTTGTAGATAGAAAAATTAGTCAAACCAAAAATTGAAACGTTCAAGAAGCTGTAACGTGCTTTTCCTCTCTCAACGTGGTTGCCAAACACACCTTAGATTTAGATATGTAACCTTACTCATAATTTATTgagtaattacccaaatcagtCCCCAAGGATTTTAAAATCGGACATTTTAATCcccaagaaaaattaatacacagatcaATCCCTAAGGTTTTACTCCGGCAGACAAATCAGTTTCCAGTTTATTTTCCGGCAGAGTAATTACCCAGATCAGTCtccaaatattttaaaaacggacattttagtccccaagAAAAACTAATATACAAATCAATCTCCAACGTTTCTCTCTATTAGATATAATAGTCCTccgtccaaaaataaaataaaataaaattattattatgattaattgcacaataatattgtactatatttttgtatcttttagacagaaataatgataaatttattcattaaatttatatatatatatatatgtatgtattcattcaataataataataataataataataataataataataataataataaaattattagagattattttataagaaattcaaagttaaaactatttgatattcttatatttaatataatcaaaagaagtcctatgtaaaaaaaatatatgtttgtattaaaaaatatgtattaaaagaaaagatatatatatatatatatatatatatatatatatagtcactcaataataataataataataataataataataataataataataataatagagattattttacaaaaaattcaaagttaaaaccatttgatatttttgtatttaatataatcaaaagatgtactattttaaaaaatatgtttgcattaaaaaaaatatgtatttaatataaatccaaattaaaatcttttcttttaatacatattttttaatataaacatatatttttttatatataagacatcttttgattatattaaatacaaaaatatcaaataattttaactttgaatttttttaaaataatctctaataattttattattattgttgttgttgttgttgttgttgttgttgttgatgatgatgatgattaaatttaatgaataaatttattattatttttgtccaaaaaatatagtataatattattgtgtaattaataataattattttattttattttatttttggacgAAGAATTATTATTTCTAATAGTGAAAAACGTTGGGGATTGATTTGTACATTAGTTTTTcttggggactaaaatgtccgtttttaaaatctttgggGACTAATCTGGGTAATTACTCTGCCGAAAAATGAACTGGAGACTGATTTGTCTGCCGGAGTAAAACTTTGAGGATtgatctgtgtattaatttttcttaaagACTAAAATGTCCGATTCTAAAATCCTTGGAactgatttgggtaattagtCTAATTTTTTTAAGCTAGCGAAATAtcttcaaatatttattttaccagtgaaatatgttaaaatataaatgtcattaaaaattttttattggatttaaataaaatataaaaaataaaactaataagaaattaaattttttgttagttttagtttcaatttagaaaaattggGCTTTTACAAACTTATAAAGTTTAAGTGAAACAATTAATACTTTTTTAAAAGTTcaattaaatcaattttttaatttattggcATCTAAAAAATCGTTATTGGTGCTTCTGATTTTGGGAAAAAAAAAGCTAACATATAATCTTCGAATATATAGCATAAGAACTGAAATTTagaattattcataatttaaaataataaaaagttgtCATTAAGAAATGTCAACATACATGTTGTTATTAATGTGTAAAATAATTGCATGAAGCCAGCAAAATACCCTAATAATTGATAAATGCGTAAATATATTAGGTTTTGAATAAAAAtgtaaataatgaaatttttatttaaataaaaaaagccTTTGAATTTGTGGACCTCCAATATTCTCTGTTATATAAGGTATAAGTACTGAGAAACAAAAGAATATTACATTGGATCCGAAGTTCCAAAATTTTCCCCATACATTTGTCAAAATCTACATCAGCCAAAAATATCATACCTCCACACCAATTGTCTGTCATAATAATGTTATTTCAACATACACATTTTGTTCATTCATtattattaaagaaaaaaaattgccaattattttaaaatacttaaagatgattaaaaaaaatagttaaaatagCATACTTATTTTCATGAATATTCCATATTAATTCATGAGGCTATTTTCTTTATCAATAGTGTTAgattaacaatttttttcttttttttttttacaaccaagactttaaaaattttcatatttgCATTAGtaatctaaaaatatatttataatgcAAATAtgaaatcttttcaaatttcaaaccttaattgtataataattatatcaaaatatTTCGTCTTATCTAAAATTGATCCCTTACGAATCtgaatttcatttaaaaatttcGTGATTCATCAATATTAATTGATTAAATTGAAGATCTAAAAAGTGGGAAAGAGGCATGAATTAGAAGGGATATGATATGATAGGATAAGATATGATAAAGGGGGTGAAAGTAAGAAAAGGCAAATGAAGAGAGAAACCTCGTCATTGTTCAAATATTCGGAAGTATGTAGGATAAGACTTTGACAAGATCTTGGTGGTGGAGAAGGGAGAGGGGACCACATTGTTTGTGTGTGTGGTTTCTACACTTTGTTGCATTTGCAAGCATGTTATTATATCATCTGCCACTTGCAAGTTGCAACAAACAAATCATTGTGATCCCTTATACAAAAAAGTCTTTGTATTTCAATACAGTGCCATAACTTCAGAAAATTTTTCGggtaaaatttttttaccacaaattatattatagtatttgtattaaaatgaaatttattaatataattaatttaaaatttatcactGATATTTTTTTGGCGTTCAATTTATCTGTTCGGTAATCGGATACCAAACGGGTCAGGTGAGTAGAATGGGTAAGTGAGAAGAGGGAGATCTGGACCTGAACCTGGTTGATGACGAATGGACAGATTTCTTGGGTTGTAGTGGTGGATAGTGAAAAGCTGAGATCTCGCGACCTCCCGAGCTGCAGTGTTGGAAAAGGGGAGTCACCTGCAAAAAGGACTctgacgctcaagtcagaatcCGTACAAATGGCAGTAAAGGTGAGTGGATAGTGACGTACCGTGGGAGACGGGTAGGACCCTCCCCTTTTATACTCTGTGTCCTAGGACGAGTCCCATGGAAATGTTTGGCACCTTCCAAGAAATTTCCCCCTCCTAGATGTCATGAGCGCTGCTGGAGGAGAGGGAAGGTTTGGGAACTCCCCTCGGGTCGGATGCCAGCAATTCGCCGGGTCGGCCGTTCGGGGCAGGCGCTGCATCAAGCGGACCGGGCCGAAACAATGCCCCCCAACGCGCCAACTAGGGTTATAAGCATCGTGGGCGGCGCATTATGTTTTGGTTAGCTCGTCGCTGGGTCGGTTTGCCATCAATAGTGGTAGGGGCATGCCCCCTACGCACGAGTGCGCTCGTCGCTTCGAAGGAACACCCTTCGTCGCCTCGTTCTTCGTGCCGAGCATTTAATGCTCTTAATGGTTGATTCAAACCCTGCGTGTAATGTCCATCTTGCCCTTGCCTTTCGCGCTCCCAGGCGTCAGTTATCATTTCAGCTTTCTCTCGCCTTTTGCGTTTCAGTTTCTAACCCCCCACTATTACCACATTTTTCTCATTTCCATTCTACATTATCTGAGGCCCTTCGCTTTGAATTGCTTGCTTCCTCCTAACTCCTTTGGGATTCCCCAGCCTCTCTTGATCATCTTCATTATTCCGGTAAGTACCTTCTCTTCCCCTGTTTCTGCATTTTTCCTTGCGTTCATGTTGCTTTCCTTTGGCTTGCCTTTGTTCATGTTCTGTGTATTTTTTTGGATTGCATGCCTAATTCAGACCAACGATAGGTAGATACTAGGGGGGTTGCCATAGTAGGTTTTCTGGTTTTTTAGGCCTTTAGCTTTCACTTGACTGTAGATTACTGTAGATTTAGCTTTTGTTTAACTGCAGATAGGAAAAATGTAGTTTCTAGTGTTAGTCCCGGTTTTCCGACCTCATAGACTAATTCTGAGTG is a window encoding:
- the LOC130946432 gene encoding protein OXIDATIVE STRESS 3 LIKE 4-like, with the translated sequence MEVLVGPTFAIDVSSSPPPPVTAATADQDRLGSAFRISAQPKFFAGDLSESSSSSIGTPDDDSGDEEEIQSGLKPGLGSLDSLEDSLPIKRGLSSHFDGKSKSFTDLSQVNNLMELQKQESPFNKRRRVLIASKWRKSSFYTWSKSNPTSMPLLPVNEDHDDDVDDDDDDDDDFQERKARKVPSTSSSSSSSSLSEEKKHEDQVQVQVQVQVRHTRIVPESYAAHMRLRLGSFKTRSFSLADLQEHADEEDHDD